DNA sequence from the Candidatus Methylomirabilota bacterium genome:
GATGGTTCCACCACCGGGCCCGACTCCAACGGCAGACCTCATACTGTAACGAAGTGCGGCTGCCGTACCAGGACACGCTTATCCCCGACACGTCGCCGCGTAAACATTCAGCCCGCGGTCTGATCTGCGCGTGGTCCGCGCGTTGACCAGGTCGACGATGTGGGCGTGTCGGTCCGGCGGTGATCGGCTGGTCTACGGTTGGATCTTCCGGTGCTCGAGCCGGAGGAGATGTCACGCGACGAGTTGATCGTCGTGGTTCGGCGCCAGGCCGGGCAGCTCGCCGTGCAGGACCGGCAGATCAGCGAGATGGCCGGGCAGCTCGCGCAGCTGATGGAGGCCAACGAGGCACTGGCCGGGAAGCTGGCCAGGCTGGAGCACCTGCTGTCGCGCAACTCGGGTAACTCCTCCAACCCGCCGTCGCGCGATGACGATCCGGGCAAGCCCGCACCGCCGGACAGGCAGCGGGGTCGGGGTGGGCCGAAACGGCCCCGCGGCAAGCAGCGCGGGGCGTCGGGGGCGCATCTGGCGTGGACCGATCACCCCGACCAGCGCCGCGACCGGTTCCCCGAAGGCCGCTGTGACTGCGGTGATGGTCTCGACCGAGCCCGGGACCTGGGTGTGGTGGACCGCTACCAGCAGCACGAGATTCCGCAGGTCGCGGTGACCGTCACCCAGTACGACCAGCACCAGGTCGTGTGCGGCTGCGGCAGGCTGCACACCGCCGCCCGGCCCGATGGGGCCCGCTCGGGCCCGGTCGGGTACGGCCCCAACCTGGCCGCGTTCGCCGTCTACCTGATGGTGGTGCACTTCGTGCCCGCGCACCGGGTCGTGGCGTTGCTGGAGTCGCTGACCGGGACCGCGCCGTCGGTCGGGTTCGTGCACGGCATGATCGGCCGTACCGCCGGGGTGCTCGGCGAGGTCGGTCAGCGGATCCGCACGCTGATCACTCTGGCGTACGCGGTGTGCTGCGATGAGACCCCGCTGCGCGTGGGCCCGCGCTCGCCTGCCGCCGGGAAGAAGAAGGCGGAGCGGTACCTGCTGGTGGCCTGCACCGACCTCTACACCCACTACCTGCTCGGCGACCGGTCCCTGACCACGTTTAAGGCGTCCGTCGTGGCCGAGCTGGCCGCGTCCGGGTCGGTGATCGTGCACGACCGCTACCAGAACTACGACTCCACCACGCTCGGCGCGCTGGTCCACCAACTGTGTACCGCGCACCTGCTGCGTGATCTCGCCGACGCCGCGCAGGTCTACCCCGACGCCATCTGGCCGGTCCAGATCGCCGCCGCGCTGCGCGCGCTGATCCACCACGCCAACCAGGCCCGCGAACAGGGCCACGACACGATCGCCGTCGACGTCCGCGAGGAGCTGCTGCGCCGGCTGCGCGACGGACGAGCGGTCGGGCTGTCCGACACCACCAGCCACGGCACCCGCCCCGGCGAGCGCAAGGCCCGGCTGCTGCTGGAGGTCCTGCGCGACCGCGAAGCCGACGTCCTGCGCTTCGCCTTCGACCTGCAGGTGCCGCCCACCTCGAACCAGGCCGAACGCGACCTCCGCCCCTCCAAGATCCAGCAGAAGATCTCCGGGCGGCTGACCAGCGAGAAACGCACCCAGGACCGCTACACCATCCTCGGCTACGTCTCCACCGCCGCCAAGCACGGCATCGACAAGATCACCGCGTTGCGCGACGCGCTGACCGGCCAACCCTGGATGCCAGCCTTACCGACGCCGGCCTGACGACAACGCAACCGACCGGAGGCCC
Encoded proteins:
- a CDS encoding IS66 family transposase, with amino-acid sequence MLEPEEMSRDELIVVVRRQAGQLAVQDRQISEMAGQLAQLMEANEALAGKLARLEHLLSRNSGNSSNPPSRDDDPGKPAPPDRQRGRGGPKRPRGKQRGASGAHLAWTDHPDQRRDRFPEGRCDCGDGLDRARDLGVVDRYQQHEIPQVAVTVTQYDQHQVVCGCGRLHTAARPDGARSGPVGYGPNLAAFAVYLMVVHFVPAHRVVALLESLTGTAPSVGFVHGMIGRTAGVLGEVGQRIRTLITLAYAVCCDETPLRVGPRSPAAGKKKAERYLLVACTDLYTHYLLGDRSLTTFKASVVAELAASGSVIVHDRYQNYDSTTLGALVHQLCTAHLLRDLADAAQVYPDAIWPVQIAAALRALIHHANQAREQGHDTIAVDVREELLRRLRDGRAVGLSDTTSHGTRPGERKARLLLEVLRDREADVLRFAFDLQVPPTSNQAERDLRPSKIQQKISGRLTSEKRTQDRYTILGYVSTAAKHGIDKITALRDALTGQPWMPALPTPA